TAATTCAACCGACATAATGTATCAGGTGCTTATttatctgagagagagagagagagagagagagagagagagagagagagagagggagataTTAGGTTCCAACCGTTCCAATGGGCATCAAACTTTTCGTTTGTAACGAAATTTTGTAACAAATAAATTTCTGCGTTTCATGAAAAGGTTTTAGGTATGATATTGCAAAATAAACACTTAAAGGTTTCTCAGAGCATTTTGCTGCATATATATAGTACTTCAACCGAAGGAGAAgggtattacatgtatgtttaactTTGTTTTTCTCAAGAATGCATAGAATGAAGGATTTTTTATAAGAACTAGTTGGCAATTTGTTTTATGTTCTAAGACGACTTCAAAATCgttcaaaaataaattgaacACAGTCACATTCCCAAAATATATGTTCCATTGTTTCTTCCTCACTGTGACATAAAGTGCACATCTTTCACTCTTCTTATTTTGAATAGAgaattaattttgttgacaaaatatcattctGTATCGAAACCGCTGTAGTTACATGTGTAAGTTTTAGTTATTATGAAGGGAATTTGGTGGCTAACTTTCAAATGCATTGACGGTGTTACCGTTTGAGAGAGCGCAGCTTCAAgtcatgtatgtacatgcatgtattttgtaatgttcatgctctGATCAggttaaatttaaacaatatctatttgccaaatactcatgACATAAATTTTCTCTTGGggttttacattaaaaatcattaaaacatgtatacatgcatgtggttgaaatattttaatgctatatatacattttatttctgctaccttcactgtgacttgcttaacctttgatgcaTGACACTGTTCTGAACTGTATATGCTCTCAGCAGTCGACTGCCTCTACTTtcctttttctctctctcaattttagaattttagttactaattgtatgataaaaatgcccgaacctttcaagtttgtaaaactgtgttTAAACAGCACTACCTTTGAGCATtaaacgcatttcaatataatgataatttaaaaataaatcgataaattcaactaGTAGGCTGTATATATGGTTatcatgagggggggggggggggggggggggggggggtcgtggtttgcattaccggacatgttaaaaggaaatgggttagtcaaaaaacaaaaacaaacaaaaaacacacaaaacaaaaaccagcaagatttaataaaaatgttttcaatccgaccgaattcctttgatttttttttttttttatgcaattttttcaatatagcattaattcagtacctgtgctcCCTCACATTAAGTTAGtctcccttttttttttcttgctaGAGTAATATTTTAATCGGATTTGTGGTTCGCAGTCgattatacacaatttgtattcgatgccatattacgtatgcctaatgtttacgtatattcaatattgtcccggtagtatgacttttacagatggaaataacaagtacgtatttagatccgccactgtcagtcttattatgacgtacgtcaaaacgtcACCTTAACCTGCCTTTCATGAATTCAACTTGAATCTGatctgtcaggaagctttcatgtaattatcagcttttctggctcagtggttcttgagaagattttccctatatatttttatgcaaaactttgatcccctattgtggccccatcatttgaacaaacacttaaatctgcactatgatagaaagctttcatgtaaatatcagcttttcttgctcagtggttcttgagaagattttcctcaATATATTtgtgtatgcaaaactttgacccccccccccctcctgtggctccatcctacccccggaggccatgatttgaacagtggttctcgagaaatttttaaataaccccaccctaattttgtgattatctcccctttgaaagggacatggtccttcatttgaacaaacttgaaaacccttcatccaaggatgcttttggccaattttggttgaaattggcccagtggttctggataagaagtcgaaaatgtaaaaagtttacagacggacagacgacggacaacaggcgatcagggAAGCTCaattcaggtgagctaaaaatgaagaATGGTTTGCtttcatgaatttaatattttcatacccaaacataatataatttcatttttaaaaaattaacatttcaataATAATCATATACACAATTCTCCTTGATAAGCTTTACATTTTCATAATTGGAAACAGATTCTGACTTTCTCTTTTAAAAACCTTTATATGTTTATAACCATATACAGAATTCTTtaataaaattaacatttccaTAACCTGATATATAATTCCAATCTAATAAACTTCAAAATAACAAACATCACATTCCAATAACAAACTGTCTGAAGAAATCAAGaacaataatgaaataaaaagatatcATTTAGTAGCAAATTAAAATTTCTCATGATTTTACAACAGTACTTAGTTCTAATCCATTACTTGTATAATATTCCAGGTCAACACAAGTACCTGACACACAAACACCGTATAAAGTGAAAAATTAAACTTCCTCATTATACACCAATACAtgtgtagtaattagggctatacggaccttGGATATCGGCCTGAATAgttgagtggttagagcacctgactagaaatgcaggagtcctgggttcgattcccggtccagccacagattttctcctctctcctatactacacATGTAAATGCAATTGTAATAGTTTTCTCTATTAATAAACTGCATAAATTTTAATTGATGGTTAAAAatttaacacatttaatcatttttgcataattgtaatatgaaaaacaattgcAGACTGATGATGTTCTTGATCAAGAacctatatatacattgtaaaataatcATTCATATAAAACAATCATCAAATTTCAGTGACTATAGCTTTTAAAAGAAGAATTGTAATTCCCCTTAAActataaataatgaattaattgatagtaaaatatatatacatatatcattttaataCAATTTAAAGATGTTGTTGAACATCTAAATCAACATATTGATAACTATAAGTATTCGAGATTTATAAAGTTTTCACATAATAATGAAGTGCATGCATCTTAACATACTCCCATCATTAAGAATTGCGATGTAGATATTAGCATACCTAccataaacatttttacaattatttctaaCATTGCATTTTTATGTCATATATGAACATAAAATTATTCATCACAAAataatgtacatgcatttgaTGAAAGAAGATTATATGTAATTTGTTATTGCAGAGAGgccaattatacatgtacagcacTCCTTGATTACCAACCTTTAGCCCACACCCTTACAATACACATGCATTAtaattataaacatgtatataattgtctgatatataataataattaaaataatatcaattttaaattcaCACATATTACGTAACaaatgaattacagtatttttatcaatattaaaaaatgaataatgtcAACATCAAATCATCTTATCAAATTCATCGTGAATTGAATTCATAAAGATTAATATATGAGTGCGCTATAATAATTATTTCGCTATAAaactatatatcatattttacatgtatgcgGTGAACATCATTTACTTTAATACTAATATTATATTCATCATGGTTTTGGTGTGAAATTTCACTCATAATGTATTAAATGAGTAcatcaaaaatataattttatatttacttttttactAATTTAATAAGGTTTGataaatcttattttaaaacCCATACATATGTcatatatatgaataacaaaatatgtacatagatttaaattcataaatattttacaagcaaggaaaaatacacatacattatttcttaaaaaacCACCTAAAATTCTTACAGGTAGCAATATTATAGGTAAATAACTCTCATGTAGATCAACGTAAAATTAATCCTCTTCATCCGCCTCGATGTTTTTGGCAATCTGTTTAATTACAATGGGCTGCTGAACATTGAGATTCCTCTCAGCTGACTGGCAAGGCTCTATAAAAGATATGAACAGCTATGTTGTAGAATCCAGGCATTGTTACATGTTTTGATTTTCTCCAATAATGGCGAGgattaataaaatattgtatgatACAGTGTATGTCACTGCAACTTTagaatttacatgtaacaatatttgAAAAGATATTTAGAAAGCTTCTCAGTTACTAACATGTATACACTAAATAAATAAGGACTTTAAACAagttgtgtttgtgaaacacaaatgcccccgataatggccaattccgaagatggccaaggtcacaagggcaaatatcttggtaccagtagaaagatcttgtcacaagaaatgctcatgtacaatgtGAAAGCTcgaatatttaccatttagaagttatgaccaatgtaaaaaaaattaaaagtaggtcaaatgtcaaggtcaaaaggattaataccaacagaaaggtcttgtaacaaggaatactcacgtGAAAtgtcaaagctctatcacttactgttcaagttattagcaaggttaaaattttcaaaaagtaggtcatactccaagatCAACGTCgcagggtcaaaaatattggtaccaatggaaaggtcttgtcacaaggaatactcatgtgaaatatcaaagctctatcacttattgttcaaaagttattagcaaggctaaagttttcaaaaagtaggtcaaacttcaaggtcaagatcacagggtaaaaaatgttggtacccacggaaaggtcttgtcacaaggaatactcatgtgaaatatcaaagctctatcacttactgttcaaaagttattagcaaggttaaagtttcagacagaatgacagacaggacaaaaacaatatgcccccgatcttcgatctcgggggcataaaacaTTAATTCAGTAGCTACATGCAATCCAGTACAGTAACctgataatatttcactcatagaTATTAAAACAATGGTTGATGTAATCTCAGTGAGATttgtcgaggctggatatttggactgatgcctCTTCcaaatctcagaccagtgtctcACAGAGTGATTCGGGAAATTCTGCTTGAACTTCGGACGCTTGTTGCGATTTAAATGggttaaaatgaatttcttgtaCACTGCAACTTTTCaccttagacatcctattaactccctatcacaatgaaacatgcatttcttacctttacatagtgtaaatcccacagtaaataAAGTTGGTTATTTTTGGAGCAGTTGTAAatggccaccatttcatatgtATCTTCTCAACATGGAAGAGTTCcaatagtatatttcatgatagcATGTACTACTATTGGAGATTCAGAATTTAATGATTGACAATTACTTTATACAAGAaatttaagcataaaaattaattaaaagcaataaaaagaaaactgtaatTCTTAACCAATCTATTTGAAGGTGTCCTAAACTATCAGAACTCTTctgtgttgagaaggtaaatatgaaatggtggccatTTGTGAAGACTAAAAATAGCCAACTTTATTTACTGTGGAATTTACACCATGTTGcagcggacaagaaattcagtttaacccattttaatttcaacaaacggccgaagttcaggcaagatttccaaAATCACattgtgtgacactggtctgagattcggaaaagacgtcagtccaaatatccagccttaACAAATCTCGCTAAGATTATGGTTGATGATGAATCACAAGTGCAAGATCTGACTGTGCTGAAATCAGTGTGAAACATGTTAAGAAAAAATATCATGTACTGagatacattttttatttcattccaaCTACTAACATTTCAGACGGGTTTATAAAGACCCTGGATACACTTATCTTCACAGGGAAGTTATACATTCCATATCATGTTCAATAGGGCTAAAACGATTCAACAAAATATCGagactgttcaatataaacacttGATTCATTGTCTCGATCTTTGGTttgatatgttgttttttttaaaatgggatttgataaaataaatttcgcttaacttttataaaatttattatttttacatgcatgtGGACCAAAATGGCGTCCAATACCTGTCAGATTTTTTATAGCCCCCCATCCCCCTCTCCTAGcctgacaaaaacaataatgaactttatcagtttaaactacagagaaCCAACAGGCATCTTACTGTTTGGCGGTTTGGAGACATTTTGCTTTGTGACGATGAATCTTTGTTCATGTAATTaagtttttcttcaaaaaagTTTCAAAGTTATCATCAGTTTCTTCTGCAAaatgtattgtattgaaaatattgaattgtggcataagtattgctaTACATATCGTGAAGAGGgtgtatcgtttcagccctaaatTCTTCAATGTACACTATTTACCACTGATCTGCCTCCAGAGGGACTGTCTCCTTGGTGGTCCTGGATACTCGGTTTCTGGGGAGCTTACTGGTTGTACTGCCACCTGGTGAAGAACATTGTCTCTATTTATAACTGTGTATTCAATATATTAATAACTGTGTATTCAATATATACATTGCAAGAAACCGATTATGTTCAAACACTAGTTAAATCTAATATTACAAAAGCAAAATATTGGTTATTTCTGCATATattaaaacctgatttttaaaaacattttcaacatgtcTCCTAAACCCTTATTAGCATTTGTACAAATTACGGTCAAATACATCATCCAAAAACATACCTCAGTTCTCTCCACACTTTGTTGATGCTCCAGAGGTGACATGAGCTTCAGAACAATCTCAAGGTCCATGCGCATGGAAGGCTCATGGCTCAGGAGACTCTCCACCACAATCCTGACATTCCCATACTTTTCTGGAATTTTTTCCAAATGACTAAAATCCTCCTTTCTGAGTTTTTGCAAAGTATCAGCTCTCTCACTTTCAGAATCCATTGAATGGTACATCTCAAATAATATTATACCAATGCTATAGCAATCGGCCTTTTTGTCATAGGGACAGTTTCTTTTTAACACCTCTGGTGCAACATATGGTACTGTCCCTAGATATTTGGTGAACGAAACTCCACCCTTTTCCAATGTAGAGGACCGCCCATTTGTATCCCTGACAATATACTTCCTTGCAAAGCCAAAATCTCCAATTTTAGCTCTGCCATCTTTGTCAATCAGGATATTTGGAGGCTTTAGATCTCGATGCATAAAGCCCTGGTCATGAATGTACTGCAGACCAAAAATGACGTCTAAATATAAATTACGTCTCCTTCGTTCATCCAATATTTCTTTACAGTCAATCAatgttttaagatttttttctgtaCTGCACAACTCAGTCTGCACAACCAAACATGCATCTAAGGTGACtgttttctgatcacttttacCACTTGATGAGTCTGTCTCACTGCATGCCGAGGCATTCGTATTAGAATGTGACGAATCAGCAGTTCCAAACACAATATCTGAATCTTCCTCATTGTCTTCAATTGATGTTGGATAAGTAAGCGGCTTACAAAGTTTAATCATCATGGAGGTATGATACCTCACAATGTTTTTATGGTCCATAGAGGCCAAAACCTCAACCTCTCTTTTACAGAAGCATTTTGAGTCAACTGGCACAAATTTTAGAGCATATTTCCGACTGTCCAATTTGTGCTTAACTTCATACACAGAACCAAAACCTCCAGAACCAATTTGTCTGATATCTGTGTAATGGTCTCTAATATAGGGATCATCCAAACACAGGTCAATAACCTCCTTATCATAACATTCACTAGAACTTTCTTCACTCATGTCTGAAGACCCCAAAATCCACGGGTACTCTTCTGAAGTTCGCATATCCAAAGCACTAAAGTTGCTGGCCATATTCTGAAAAAGGAAGCAATGCTTTTAgaacaatttaaaacatttttgattctttcaaaaataaataagattgataaggccaagtaaaattaattagtagattatcattcccgaccgcccctcgaaaatccccccgccccgattttttttatttttcaaaattccgatttccggatatttttatgtccggttcggtatcgtaaacgtactttgtttcactttgccttttagaaacccaaatacacatgtaattatgatttataaagccttttctcaatgagagaaggcattttcgaggtcaagaataccatggcgaaaaataaaaaataaaatcctcccacccaccccatttttttgtgaagtttgaatgatact
Above is a genomic segment from Ostrea edulis chromosome 3, xbOstEdul1.1, whole genome shotgun sequence containing:
- the LOC125674910 gene encoding eukaryotic translation initiation factor 2-alpha kinase 1-like; protein product: MAGSRNMASNFSALDMRTSEEYPWILGSSDMSEESSSECYDKEVIDLCLDDPYIRDHYTDIRQIGSGGFGSVYEVKHKLDSRKYALKFVPVDSKCFCKREVEVLASMDHKNIVRYHTSMMIKLCKPLTYPTSIEDNEEDSDIVFGTADSSHSNTNASACSETDSSSGKSDQKTVTLDACLVVQTELCSTEKNLKTLIDCKEILDERRRRNLYLDVIFGLQYIHDQGFMHRDLKPPNILIDKDGRAKIGDFGFARKYIVRDTNGRSSTLEKGGVSFTKYLGTVPYVAPEVLKRNCPYDKKADCYSIGIILFEMYHSMDSESERADTLQKLRKEDFSHLEKIPEKYGNVRIVVESLLSHEPSMRMDLEIVLKLMSPLEHQQSVERTEVAVQPVSSPETEYPGPPRRQSLWRQISEPCQSAERNLNVQQPIVIKQIAKNIEADEED